A segment of the Sylvia atricapilla isolate bSylAtr1 chromosome 25, bSylAtr1.pri, whole genome shotgun sequence genome:
tcctggctctgctgatCTCCCCCACTATCCCCCTGACTTCCTTCTCTATGTGTTCCTGcaggttttgttctgttccTCTGCCTGGGGATCCTGACCATGTTGCGGCCCAACATGTACTTTATGGCTCCTCTCCAGGAGAAGGTGGTGTTCGGGATGTTCTTCCtaggagcagtgctgtgcctcAGCTTCTCCTGGCTTTTCCACACTGTCTACTGTCACTCGGAGAAGGTCTCACGGACTTTCTCAAAGTGAGTCAGCATGAGTGTGGTTGTGTGGTCTCCTGGGAGGTTTGGGTTCTTGCAGCACTTCCTTTTGGAAAGCACTGTGTTCCCAAATCTTTTATCCCTGGGGGAAGGGAGCATCCACCCAATCCAGCATGGAACTGAGGAGAACCACAGCAGGGTTCTGGGGGGTTCTGCCTGAGCACCTTAAATGTGCCAGGTCAGGGGCCTCAGGTGCATGATAAAGATCCTGGGACTCTGCAGCTCTCAAGGGAGCAGGATCCTGGCTCCCAAGTGAATGACCTCTGTGCTTCCAAGTGAACAGGCTCTGTACCTCTTGAAGCAGTGAATTGAGGAATTCAATTCAGCTGCTCTCACTGGGCAGCTGGAGGCCATGGCCAGTTTGGCAGGTCCCAGTTTACTGGATGCTTTTAAAACCTCTGTTTTGGATCGAGTTTGGACTGaaaccaaatggaaaaaagaaacataaacaGGATTCCCAGCAGAGTGGGGAGGGTGGTCACTATTTTCTTTCTGGGCTGCTCCAAGAGTCAGGCTCCTGTCAGCCTTCGCAGTGAGGCTCTCAAGTGACATTCTGCTCCCATTTGGCTGTTCAAGGCATTTATTTGGGCGCTGCTTGCTGGGAATCCTGCCCATGCCCTCTGCACAACCCCCAGAGATCCCATGGGGTCCTGTCTCCAGAACAAATCCAGCAGGAATGCCCTTGTATTCTGGGaaggcagtgggagcagtgcaggagctgtgtttcCATGGTGAGATGAGTGGAGGATCACAGATCCATGTGCACAGGAATTTGTTCCCGGTGGTTtgagctccagctgcctcttgcCCCTCCCCATCATTCCCACTATGCCCAGGCCCTTTCTCCTGTCACACCTGCCCTGATGGGACCCCAGCACACCCCTCCTGCCCAGTGACTCTATTCAGGTGCAGGCTGGAGAGTTCCCACACATTGAGGGGGTAGATTTTGGGGCTCACCTGTGGCTCTCTGTCATTGCACCCTGACTGCAGGTTGGATTATTCAGGAATTGCACTGCTGATCATGGGGAGCTTTGTCCCGTGGCTCTACTACTCCTTCTACTGCTCCCCACAGCCAAGACTCATCTACCTCTCCATCGTCTGTGTCTTGGGTATCTCTGCCATCATTGTGGCACAGTGGGACCGATTTGCCACCCCCAAGCACAGGCAGACCAGAGCAGGTAGGAGCTTCCTCCTCCCCTGAGTCCTGGGACACACTTTGAGCAGATCCCATTTGGGAGAAGCTCTGGGCACTTGCAGGATTCATTCCCCcgagcagcacagcactgcagggagtggcctcctgccttctcttgctgtgctggggattCATTTcctgagcagagcctgaggTCTGGACTTTAAAAATAGCCCTGggtgggctggggctgtgcctttTCTACCTTTTCCGGGAAGCAGTTTAGTAGCAGGAGCCTGCAggtggggcagaggaggaaagcaTTCCTGAACTCTTCCTGCCAGGGACACACTGGCTGGTCCCTGCCTTCCTGGGGGTGGAGTGGggggctgcctccagccccacacCTCAATTTACCCCCAAAGCAGGTCCCGTCAGCCTCACTGAGCACGAGGAGACACCTCCCTCCCCACTTTCCAGGGGTCTTGAAGAAGATGTCTCTCAGAGTATTGTCCTAGCTACAGGAATGAGGAAAGACCATGCTGTGACAGAGACCACCTGAAAGCCCTCAGAtgagggcaggggacaggcaggactCACATCCTCTTGGCTCTGCACTGCATCCTATGCCCCGAGCACAAGCAGGATCCAGCTGGGTGCCACCCAGAGCCTCTCTCTCCAGGCCAGTGTCAGCATGGTGCCACTTGTTCTCTGACAACTCATCAGAGGCCAGCGTTGaacatttcagctgctgctgagctccttAGGAGCTGCAAGAAATTGCTTTCCTGAAAGGGGTGGATGTCTTCCTGGTGTGATCCAAAGGGCTAGCACCTTCTGAAATGTCCATTCCCATGGCCaggagtgggagctgctgcagccctgcataAGAAACACTGAATGGGTTCTACCCAGCAAACATAGAGGTGGTTTGCCTGGGATGTGAAGCTGTGGATCCCTCATTTTGTGAAGGATAAGTGCCATGATTGGAGAAGTGTAAGGAATGTTTGGTCAACACTTTCaagcacagggtgggattgtttGGGGATCTTCTATGCAGGGCCAAGAGTTGGGACACAGTGATCCTTATGAGTCCTTTCCAGCTCGAGATATTCTGTGAATTCGgtgaggaaaagctgcttcCCTAGCACAAGATGAGGGATCAAGGGGAGTTGGTGGGAGAAGCAGCTCCCCCTCCACACTGTACTCTTTTCCCTGACCTCCTCTCTGGGCCACAGGTgtgttcctggggctgggactgaGTGGGGTTGTGCCCACCATGCACTTCACCATCGCTGAGGGCTTTGTGAAGGCCACCACGGTGGGGCAGATGGGCTGGTTCTTCCTCATGGCTGTGATGTACATCACGGGCGCTGGGCTCTATGCTGCTCGCATCCCTGAGCGCTTCTTCCCGGGCAAGTTCGACATCTGGGTGAGTGTGGGGGTGAATGGGTGGTCTGCGGGCAGCTCTGGGACTGGGGATAGTtattgaggggctggagggctgggggtgtccagctgtgcctcagcaCATGCTGGCAGGCAGACTTGAATAGGTTCTGTGCGTGGGCAGAGCAAAAAGTGCTGGGTGGGAATCACTGCTAGGTACAACAGAACAGGAAGCAGAGGACAGTCCTGGAGcagtgaggaagaagaggaggaggggtTGACGAGGTTGCTGTCCCTTTGGTCTGGTCTAAAGGAAGTTTTGCTTCCCTGCAGTTCCAGTCTCATCAGATCTTCCATGTGCTGGTGGTGGCTGCAGCTTTTGTCCACTTCTATGGGGTGTCCAACTTGCAGGAATTCCGCTATGGCCTGGAAGGGGGATGCACAGACGACTCTCTCCTCTGAGAGCGCCTGGTTTTAGTACAAGCTTCCTAAGTGCTTTTTAAACTCATCTTTGCTAAAATCAAAGGAAGACTCAAAACTGTTTggggttgttggtttgttggggttttttttaaagaaacaaaaaaaaaagaaggataaaTCCTTTAGCAAAGTTGTTGACCAAATCCTCACTCCCTTCCCCACAcactgtgctggggctggaggggggcTCCTGACTCATTCAGACAGTGTTTTAGCTGCACCGGGATCACCTGCTGCTCCAACAGCACAGGGAACGACTCCCTGCTCTCGCACAGCTGAGCACATCCCGCTCCCCCACACAGCTGGAGTTTAGCATATCCCCCATGGCAGTgcctggctggggcagccccaggcacaggcACACACTCACctaatttaaagttttaattgtccattttgttttgttctgttttccttgacAAAGTAATGTAAACATAaatgaaagaatatttaatatttaatactAAGCTTTAAGACAATGCGCTGCCACTGCAGTCCTCTGCTCCCTCACTgtcaggagaaaagaggagggaCAGTGTTGTAGGGAGTGTAGAGCTGCTGTAGCTGATTGAAATAAAAAGGTCAATAGTCCGGTGTCACCGCTGTGTCTATGTctgtttttggggtgggggaagaGAGGGCTCTGGGCaccccaggagcagggcaggaatgccctgggacagtgggatcCCTCCAGTTGTGTTGGACTCTAGACTGGGCTGGGATAGAAAAGGAAATTGGTGTGTTCTGGTGATGACAGGACAGGaaacccagccctggctggtgATAGCTCTGGGGCTGTGACTTCCCTTGGGGCTCAGCAGAGCAATAGAGGTGTTGCAGCCTGGCTAGGGTGGGGGCAGTGCTGGACCCTGCCCCAGGGTCTCCTAGTGCACAGTGACTGTCAGGGGATTTGGACAGGTGGAGGCCAGCACAGTGAAGTCCAACTCAGGTGGCTGAAGGCCACTGCCTGACCTACAGGTCAAGGAGTGTGGTCAGAGCCACTACAGCCCCTGTGCCACCTGTCCCTGCCATCCCCCAGATGTTGGGGTGTCCTTTTGCTGAACTGTTTGGATGCGGCCCACTTTTGGAAATCCCCCAGGCTAGATACTGTATCAGGAACTGCCAACAAGCAAAAGCGTCAATGAGTTTAATTAACAAATTACAACAGAAAAACTCACTGGATATGATTCTGTAAGTGCTGACAAGCGGGCAGGGGCTTCCGCAGCTGAAGTTTAAGTACAAAACTGCAGAGATGTGATAACTCTGCTAAGGCCAGGATGCAAGGTGAAAAGCAGGTGGCTGTACTGGCAACAGGTGCTATGcttccccctccagcccctaACCTAAATCTGACAGGGAAGAGGCTACATTCCAGCTGCATTCCCTGCAGGTGCAACATCCTAGAGGAGACTCCCAAGACTTTCACTCCAGTCTGTGTCCAAAGGATGACAAGACTCTGGTCGTTGTCTCAAACCTCCGTGTATTCTACCAGACATGTGTAACATTACAGCAATTGAATATATCAGGaataaatagattttcttttctaaaagtTCTCTTGAGCAGTCTGATATTGAGAAATGCTGCAGGTCCTCCTGGCATGGTGTGTAAGTACAAACCCCCTCCACATCCTCCAGGCAGGACCACTCAGgaacaggaaaggaagagaaagaagaggaggtggaggaggccGGGGACCATCACTGGTACTGTCGGTAGTCACTGAACGGaggtggctggagctgggatggatcCTCTGACAACTGTGGGCCTGGAGCACAGACAGgggaaaaggcaaataaatacCAAAATTCACGAGATTCTTCCTATTGACAGAATTCACAGCCGATTTGTTTATATAAATGCCTCTTAAAATTAATCATAAATCCTGGAATTGTTTTGGTTTCATAAAAAGTTTATAAAGTTgcatagaatcacagactggtttgggttggaagaaccCTCTAAGTTTATCCAATttaccccctgccatgggcacagacatcttccactatcccaggctgctccaagccctgtccaacctggccttggacacttccagggatggagcagccacagcttctttgggcaacctggGCCAGaacctcaccaccctcatagggaagaattttttgCCAATATCCTATCTTACCCTGCctttggcagtgggaagccattccccccttgtcctgtcactccaggacCTTGTCCAAAGTAGCTTTTCAGCTTTTAGAAGAAGTACACTGTGCAAGCTGCTCCAAAGACAAACTACTTCTCTCCaagtttcacagaatcatggaattgtggaataatttgggttggaagggactttaaagctcatcttggCTCTACCCCTTCCCATGGCCAGCGACACTTTGCACTAGACAAGGCTTTTTAACAGGGAAATGGACCAGAGTAGGGAGAGGGAAACCTTTCCCTCaactgaaggagctggaaacTTGCACATTAGTGCCTTTGAGGTGACCTTGGCCCTCTGGAAAGGGGTGACTTGCCCAACAATAAAGCAACTAGTGAAACAAAACAAGTGTTAAGTCAGCTTCTTtatccctgctgctggagggagcaACACAGCCGTGGTGGGACAATCCAGAGAGAATTAATTGTCATGGACAGACAATAAACTTTCTCCAAGGTAGATTAATTTTCAAGCATCTTTTAAGAACAGAAACTGTCATAGTTCAGGTTGGATAAAGAATATTGGTGAACAAACCCAAGAGAGGATTCACTTGGGAATTAGTACCTGCTACTGACCCAACACTAGTGGTTTGTGTTCTTCCCAAAATAAGGTGGAactcctatgaggaaaggctggaagagCCAGCAATGTTAAGCCTGGAGAGCCAAAGCCTCTGAGTAGACCTTAGAGACCCTCCCAGTACTTcaaggggctccaagagagctggagaaggacttggaaCAAGGACCTGGAGTCACAGGACAAGGCGGAATGCCTTCccactgacagagggcagggttagatggaaTACTGGAACAGAATACTTCACTGTGAaagtggtgaggccctggcccAGGCGGCccaggttacccagagaagctgtggctttcCCTGGATCACTGGCAGTGTTCAAgcccaggttggatggggcttggagcaacctaggatagtggaaggtgtccctacctATGGCAGGAGGTagaatgagatgggctttgaggtccctgccaccccaaaccagtctgggattctgtgacagAGGTATTAAGGATTTTCCACATGAAGCATTCACATTAGTTTCTGACTCAGTGAAAGCTCTGCTTGCATTTcacttgggaaagaaaaaagggatgTAGATATTGAAGCAGTTCAGAAGAGAATCACCACCACTCTTTCTGGAAATCATGTATCTGTACCTGCCAAGTCTTTATCCTCTCGTTTACCCAGGGGTTCCCCACAGAGACCATGGCCTGCCAGAACCACCCCTCTTTACCACAACTTTCTACCTGCCATTCCCTCAAAGCATTGTGTCCCACCCCTGCATAAAACCCTTCTGCCACCATGTGCGAGGTGTGTGGCAGAAGCcagtgacagcagggacatCCCTGCTCTCAGCCATGCCATCTCCAGTCTCCCAGTGGGGAGTAGCTTGTGATAATGTCGTGTCATCAGCACCTGCAGCGCCTCCTTGGTTTTTCACAGCCTCAAGagctggcagggcagtgcagaTTCACTCCAGGATAGGATGACtgccaggggcagagcagcaaagTAAATCCTTGTGACACATCCTCTGCTGGCTCCTTACCGTTTGGGAACTGTGTGGAGGCAAATCTTGTCAGCAGAATTCCAGCTCCTTCGATCAGGGCCAGGAGAATTCCTCCCATTGCAGCAGATCCGACCATGGCAACAGGGCCATCTGGcaatgaaaaacacaaaccaacaattaatttcttcagtACATGTTAGAATCCActgaatcccaggatggtttgggctggaaaggaccttaaagatcatttcattccaccccctgccatgggcagagacaccttccactatcccaggttgcttcaagagcctcatccaacctggccttggacacttccacgGATGGGAcaaccacagctgctctgggtaaGGGCCCTGTGTCAGGGCGTCACCACCCTCCTCTTGCCTTAATCTCTCCTAAAGCAGACTCAGAGCAGTAATTTTGTGTCCATTAAGCTGCATTAAAAGATAATTACAGGGCAAGTCCCCCCACCCTCCCTTCAAGGAACACCAGGAATATTCAGTAGCCTGATTATTACTTTCCTAAGCACAGGAGAATAgtgtaaaactttttttcagcaTCTGAGACAGCAAATTCCAATTCGGGTGTCACAGACTGTTGCTTTGCTGTAACAATGAAAACTGTACATTTAGAGAATAGGAGATTTTCAACTGACACCCCCAGTTTCTTACTTCTTGCAGCTAAAATGGCTCCAGTCAGGGCTCCGCTCGTGATGGAATTCCAGGGatcttcctttcctctcattCTGACCATACTGCAGTCAATCATGGAGAAGAGACCTCCCCAGACAGCAAAGCTCCCTGttccaaatcaaaccaaagcCACTTtggagagagcagagaagcCAGTTGTGCTGCACAACACATACTGTGGTGCTACTGTGCTCTCTTCCAGACATGAAGTAAATTCAATTGCATGAAGAGCCAAATACAGGTTAAAATCAATACAAGAAAATTTCCAACTTGACATGTTATCAATCCCCCTTGCCCCCCATTTTATATATCATCTCACTAATCTACAATTAACCACAGAAAATTTATCAAACTGTCATTGTAATCAAACTTTCATCCTAAGTTAGATTAGCTAAGAGAACTTTcagatttattcctttttaaacatatttccTCACAGACAATGATGCAGACTCATGTCACACCTCACACCTCATCCAACCCTGCTCCTGTGGCCTCAGGAGCTCAGCATCCTATAGCATATGCATGGACACCCCCAAGTTCTATTTTTGATCCAAGCTGGATCACTTTTTGTAATCAGTTAGATTTGTCTTAACCCCCTCCACAACATGAAGGGGCCTCCAGGGAGCTCTGCTGTTTAAGATATGATCAGTTACTACCACTAGCTTATCACTCCAGGAACACAGATTGTTTTCTCCCCAACCAAACTCATTTTGGATATATCAGAACTGTATTTACCCATTGCTTGGGCCAACAAACATACTTAGGCTCAGCACAGGTGTCAATGCAGATGCACCATGTTACATTCCCAAACTCTGTTATCTAACAATAGTCAATTCTATGCAACAAAGCCCCAAAATTCATTACCTCCTAGCTGTGGAGCTCTGGTTTTAATGGCTGTCAAACTGCCCCGCAGCCGGTGATTTACACCCTAAAATAAGAGaattcagttaaaataaaacagtaaaaccTTACAGTCAAGCTCAGTCTATATTGCAAAAACCTGCCACAGGCCAAACACATTTCTGAGCCCCCTCAgcagctgtgaggagctgagaTAGTGTGCTTTACACCTATTTCACTATCACTTCCATACCACATTCCTGTCAGGTACAGATGGGAATCACAATCACCAGGCAGGAAACAATTTGGGTTCAAAGTCTGAGTGGCCCAGTGGGACTGAAGGAGGCATTAAAGTAACATTTTAGGAGGataagcagtgatttttcacaTGTATCATCTTTTCTTCCTATCCGATGGGCAATTCCACTAGCTGTCCTATGTTTAGTCATTCTCGCAGGTGGAATTGTAGGTGTCTTTGTAGCCAAGAAAAGCAAGGTCACGCTGAGCCTTTCTGAATCCAATACTCAACACATCACCCAGCACCCCACAGAACAGTTACACATTTTCCCACACTttaacacagtttaaaaaatatccactaagttttatttttgttgcaaTCACTCAGAAGTGAGGATAGGTATACTTAGCAAGTCTTAAGCAAAAGTAAGAATCTAATTAAGCACATAGTCCTTTTCAAGTGAAGCGTCTGCAGGATCTGACTAGTTTGGAAACAGTTATTTATTAAACCCACCTCAAACCAACAGCTTACTGTCAGAGTAACATCAAAACCACCTTATATATGAAGTCAgagaaatttctaaaaaaacatTCAAGGAGTGATTGGATCTTAATTTATCAAATGTCTCTGCAATGGGTTTATAGACAAACTTTTGCAGCAGACAACCCAAAAGTGAAAACCAATTTGCATCAGCAAAATTTCACTTCCATGTTTACTCACCCCTGCATTGAAACCAAAcctgaacattaaaaaattgaGTTAATAAAAAGGGCAATGATTAAATAAGagattaattaaagaaaattatactCTTAAATATaaatctgaaggagaaaaatattctttctttgaGTCGTCCcaggttttaaaagaaagggaaaggccaggagaggagggagagccCAGGCTTCATGTCCCTCCATTCAGACAGAACCACAGGCAGGAGGATCAGCCAAGATACATCTTTCCTGCTGTACTTCTCCATCCTGAGGGAAATGTCCATCAGTTATGGAGGAACAAGCTACCAGTGTCCCACTGCAGCCACCAGAAGCAGCAATTTTATCCCAAAAGATGAACCCCCAGAGATCTTGCTCAGATTCTCATGGTCTAGATTAACAACGTACAAGTCTTTGTACGTCCCTGCACAGTGATTtattctcctttcccttcactGCCACACTCCCTGGGGAAGGACAGTGGAGGCAAGACTGCAGTCAATGCACCTTTAGAGCATTTTACTCACCACTGGGGAATTTCGGAAGCCTTTGATAGCCTGGAAAATGCCCCCTCCTATGGCCCCCATGGTGAAGGCCCCACCACAGTCATCCACTATCCTCCAGggactggaaagaaaaacagagatgaaaatattaaatctcATCATTTTAAACTATGTAAGTGAGTGGGATGGATCCAACACTTTGGCACTGGTACAGCTGGGGTGAAGATTGAGCCTGGTGTCTCACATCCAGCTCTCTGAGCaggcagcaataaaaaaacaagaatattacagcaaaacaaacccaaccttTGCCAGAGTCTCCTGGCCCAACTTCTTGGAGTGGGAAGTAGCAAATATACAGAAATGCCTGAACTCCTCATACAAGGCAGAGAGACATACTTCCATCATGGAAAATTCCTGCAgaattccagctctgccctATTACTTACAGTGTAAATAGCTTTAAATTCCTTGATCTCATTCTTGTCTTGACCTACAGAGAACTGAGGTAGCAAACTCCATGAGTCTCAGATCCCAGTTGGCACAAAACACGTTTTCTTGAATCACTCACCATTTTCATTAGTTCTGCTTATTTAACTGAGACTTCAAAGTCATCTTTGCTGAGCTGGAAAGGTTTTTCCTGATGCAGCCTGGATCTTTGAAGTCCATTCAAACAAAGCAGAGATCCCCTCAAGAGCTATAGCACCCATAATTCCTGCTCCAACACTACAGAGCAGCCACAAAAATCTTGCATAGAAGCACCTTTCTGCAACACAGACTGTCAGTACCTGCCAGGGGATACTTAGTTTGGGATTCAGAACCTCTGCCAAGAACTTTAGGGTGCCTTACAACCCTAAACCAAACTCCTAAATTAGGTGAGCTTTAGGACACCATTAACTTCAGTCCTCACAGTAGGTAATTTCAGAGCATAAAATAACAAAGTTATTtggtttctttcattttgtatcAAGATCTGCCAGCCAAGCACTCAGGTGATTTAACTCCTACACTgccaaaaataagaaaatgcaaaaatcagACTACAATAGCATGCAAGTCACAAATCTGAGCACCATGGCAAGCTCATGTTTCTGTCAGGTAGGAGCATCGATGAGCACTTCCAATTTCACTCAGAATGTCATGTTTCTGTTCCCGAAGATCCCCTAcagcttccagctcctgcacGTGAGGACATCATTCCCGACCTGCCACTTCCTCACCTTACAGACCTCCTCTAGTGAGGGGTGACAAATCCCCCTACCTGTGCTGCAGGCTTTGCCACAAggtgttttcttcctgaagaaagAATCTCTTAACTTGAAGTCCTTCCCCAAGTGTTCTCCCAAGTTCCTCATGTTCACAACCTACTTCCAGACCTCCTCCTCCGTAGCCAGCTCTGCCCCCTGTCCAAGTGAACTCCTGCGTGCACAGGTCACACTCAGTGTTGGCTTTGCTTTTGCACCTGGGATCACTGGGTTGTTCCCAAGGCACCAGGACCCCCCACCAAGTGTCACCACGAGTGTTCCCAGTGACAGCTACATCCAGGTCTCAAACCCACATGGCCTCAGGAAGCAAGGGGGTGTATTTTATCCTTCATCACCTCCTGTTTGtctgccctgcctgcacatGATTTCATCTTATTTCATTACAACCCCTGCACTCAATAATAcaacagtttattttccttccactcCTTCCTGCATCAGGAAAAGGTTCCAGGCACACTCTTGTCCAAGATGCCAAGACAAAAAGCAACTCACCTCTCTTTCTTcagggatttttgttgttttgctctCACATATCCtgtgcagatttttatttcctctgttaCGAATAAAacatcccagctctctccctTTGTTAACTCTCTAAGAGCAATCTCCTTAAAAGGCTTTTTGGAAATCTAAATGTAAAGTGGGCTTCCTTTGTCCACAA
Coding sequences within it:
- the TIMM17A gene encoding mitochondrial import inner membrane translocase subunit Tim17-A isoform X2; the encoded protein is MGAIGGGIFQAIKGFRNSPVGVNHRLRGSLTAIKTRAPQLGGSFAVWGGLFSMIDCSMVRMRGKEDPWNSITSGALTGAILAARNGPVAMVGSAAMGGILLALIEGAGILLTRFASTQFPNGPQLSEDPSQLQPPPFSDYRQYQ
- the TIMM17A gene encoding mitochondrial import inner membrane translocase subunit Tim17-A isoform X1, producing MEEYAREPCPWRIVDDCGGAFTMGAIGGGIFQAIKGFRNSPVGVNHRLRGSLTAIKTRAPQLGGSFAVWGGLFSMIDCSMVRMRGKEDPWNSITSGALTGAILAARNGPVAMVGSAAMGGILLALIEGAGILLTRFASTQFPNGPQLSEDPSQLQPPPFSDYRQYQ
- the ADIPOR1 gene encoding adiponectin receptor protein 1 — its product is MASRKAPAGAGTGLAAAGRDRERERAHLELAELGPLLEEKGDQGPTGATSAEDPPCPAAREEEEEEVVRVLTLPLQAHHAMEKMEEFVYKVWEGRWRVIPYDVLPDWLKDNDYLLHGHRPPMPSFRACFRSIFRIHTETGNIWTHLLGFVLFLCLGILTMLRPNMYFMAPLQEKVVFGMFFLGAVLCLSFSWLFHTVYCHSEKVSRTFSKLDYSGIALLIMGSFVPWLYYSFYCSPQPRLIYLSIVCVLGISAIIVAQWDRFATPKHRQTRAGVFLGLGLSGVVPTMHFTIAEGFVKATTVGQMGWFFLMAVMYITGAGLYAARIPERFFPGKFDIWFQSHQIFHVLVVAAAFVHFYGVSNLQEFRYGLEGGCTDDSLL